The Ananas comosus cultivar F153 linkage group 2, ASM154086v1, whole genome shotgun sequence genome contains a region encoding:
- the LOC109706862 gene encoding binding partner of ACD11 1-like isoform X1, with amino-acid sequence MSGGGYTVEVTNLSSKAAEKDLYNFFSFSGSIEHIEIIRSGDYGSTAYVTFKEPYALETAVLLSGATIVDQPVCITRWGQYEEACNFWDRPSWKVEDDTESSTERSYQFNTTPREAFTVAQDVVRAMLSKGYELSKDAMIKAKAFDESHQVSSTAAAKVAEFGKRVGLTDKIYAGVNTVRSVDERLGVSQTTKSVVSATGRTATNVANSVVSSSYFSAGAMLVSDALSRAAKAAADLAGHGSK; translated from the exons ATGAGCGGAGGCGGGTATACAGTGGAAGTTACAAACCTCTCCAGTAAAGCAGCCGAGAAAGATCTCTataacttcttttctttctccggCTCTATCGAGCATATTGAAATTATAAG ATCTGGGGATTACGGTTCTACTGCTTATGTAACGTTCAAAGAGCCTTATGCCTTAGAAACTGCAGTATTGCTAAGC GGAGCTACCATTGTGGATCAACCAGTATGCATAACTCGCTGGGGACAATATGAGGAAGCTTGTAATTTCTGGGACAGGCCCTCTTGGAAGGTTGAAGATGATACTGAGTCCAGT ACTGAACGGTCGTACCAGTTCAACACAACCCCGAGGGAAGCATTCACAGTGGCACAAGACGTGGTCAGAGCGATGCTCTCGAAGGGCTACGAGCTAAGCAAGGATGCTATGATCAAGGCCAAAGCTTTTGACGAGTCTCATCAGGTCTCTTCCACGGCTGCAGCGAAGGTTGCTGAGTTCGGCAAGAGGGTGGGACTAACAGATAAGATCTATGCTGGGGTCAATACGGTTCGATCAGTCGATGAGAGGCTTGGAGTGTCGCAGACCACTAAGTCGGTAGTATCGGCCACAGGGAGGACGGCGACCAACGTCGCGAACTCTGTCGTCAGCAGCAGCTACTTCTCTGCGGGAGCTATGTTGGTTTCTGATGCTCTCTCCAGGGCTGCGAAAGCCGCAGCTGATTTGGCCGGTCATGGTAGCAAATAG
- the LOC109706862 gene encoding binding partner of ACD11 1-like isoform X2, with the protein MNLKPRSGDYGSTAYVTFKEPYALETAVLLSGATIVDQPVCITRWGQYEEACNFWDRPSWKVEDDTESSTERSYQFNTTPREAFTVAQDVVRAMLSKGYELSKDAMIKAKAFDESHQVSSTAAAKVAEFGKRVGLTDKIYAGVNTVRSVDERLGVSQTTKSVVSATGRTATNVANSVVSSSYFSAGAMLVSDALSRAAKAAADLAGHGSK; encoded by the exons ATGAATCTCAAACCTCG ATCTGGGGATTACGGTTCTACTGCTTATGTAACGTTCAAAGAGCCTTATGCCTTAGAAACTGCAGTATTGCTAAGC GGAGCTACCATTGTGGATCAACCAGTATGCATAACTCGCTGGGGACAATATGAGGAAGCTTGTAATTTCTGGGACAGGCCCTCTTGGAAGGTTGAAGATGATACTGAGTCCAGT ACTGAACGGTCGTACCAGTTCAACACAACCCCGAGGGAAGCATTCACAGTGGCACAAGACGTGGTCAGAGCGATGCTCTCGAAGGGCTACGAGCTAAGCAAGGATGCTATGATCAAGGCCAAAGCTTTTGACGAGTCTCATCAGGTCTCTTCCACGGCTGCAGCGAAGGTTGCTGAGTTCGGCAAGAGGGTGGGACTAACAGATAAGATCTATGCTGGGGTCAATACGGTTCGATCAGTCGATGAGAGGCTTGGAGTGTCGCAGACCACTAAGTCGGTAGTATCGGCCACAGGGAGGACGGCGACCAACGTCGCGAACTCTGTCGTCAGCAGCAGCTACTTCTCTGCGGGAGCTATGTTGGTTTCTGATGCTCTCTCCAGGGCTGCGAAAGCCGCAGCTGATTTGGCCGGTCATGGTAGCAAATAG